The following are from one region of the Mustela lutreola isolate mMusLut2 chromosome 9, mMusLut2.pri, whole genome shotgun sequence genome:
- the SOX12 gene encoding transcription factor SOX-12 — protein sequence MVQQRGARAKRDGGPPPPGPGPAEEGAREPGWCKTPSGHIKRPMNAFMVWSQHERRKIMDQWPDMHNAEISKRLGRRWQLLQDSEKIPFVREAERLRLKHMADYPDYKYRPRKKSKGAPAKARPRPPGGGGGGGGGSRLKPGPQLPGRGGRRAAGGPLGGSAAAPEDDDEDDDEELLEVRLVETPGREMWRMVPAGRAARGPAERAQGPSGEGVAVTTASPTPSEDEEPEEEEEEAAAAEEGEEETVASGEEPLGFLSRLPPGPAGLDCSALDRDPDLPPPSGTSHFEFPDYCTPEVTEMIAGDWRPSSIADLVFTY from the coding sequence ATGGTGCAGCAACGGGGCGCGAGGGCCAAGCGGGACGGCGGGCCGCCGCCCCCGGGGCCCGGGCCGGCCGAGGAGGGGGCGCGCGAGCCCGGCTGGTGCAAGACGCCGAGCGGCCACATTAAGAGACCGATGAACGCGTTCATGGTGTGGTCGCAGCACGAGCGGCGGAAGATCATGGACCAGTGGCCCGACATGCACAACGCCGAGATCTCCAAGCGCCTGGGCCGCCGCTGGCAGCTGCTGCAGGACTCGGAGAAGATCCCGTTTGTGCGGGAGGCGGAGCGGCTGCGCCTCAAGCACATGGCGGATTACCCGGACTACAAGTACCGGCCGCGCAAAAAGAGCAAGGGGGCGCCCGCCAAGGCGCGGCCCCGCCCCCccggcggtggtggtggtggcggtggcggcAGCAGGCTCAAGCCCGGGCCGCAGCTGCCTGGCCGCGGGGGCCGCCGAGCAGCGGGCGGGCCTTTGGGGGGCAGCGCGGCGGCGCCCGAGGACGACGACGAGGACGACGACGAGGAGCTGCTGGAAGTGCGCCTGGTCGAGACCCCCGGGAGGGAGATGTGGAGGATGGTCCCGGCGGGGCGGGCTGCCCGGGGACCAGCGGAGCGCGCCCAGGGGCCGTCGGGCGAGGGGGTGGCTGTCACCACCGCCTCCCCCACTCCGTCGGAGGACGAGGAGccggaggaagaggaggaggaggcggcggcggcggaggaagGCGAAGAGGAGACGGTGGCGTCGGGGGAGGAGCCGCTGGGCTTTCTGTCCAGACTGCCCCCCGGCCCCGCCGGCCTGGACTGCAGCGCCCTGGACCGCGACCCGGACCTGCCGCCCCCCTCGGGCACGTCGCATTTCGAGTTCCCGGACTACTGCACCCCCGAGGTTACCGAGATGATCGCGGGGGATTGGCGCCCGTCTAGCATCGCCGACCTGGTTTTCACCTACTGA